Proteins encoded by one window of Sphaerodactylus townsendi isolate TG3544 linkage group LG04, MPM_Stown_v2.3, whole genome shotgun sequence:
- the GSG1L gene encoding germ cell-specific gene 1-like protein: protein MKASASGGPGREGGRGGQGRRGGRRARALLSVGLNLAALLSSATAFGTTHWCEGTQRVPKPTCGPLRRTNCLDYGGGGNESEGGLHYSWETGDDRFLFRAFHAGIWYSCEEDLNTPGEKCRSFIDLAPASERGVLWLSVASEVLYIALLVVGFSLMCLELARSNNLIDGLKLNAFAAVFTVLSGLLGMVAHMMYTQVFQVTVSLGPEDWRPHSWDYGWSFCLAWGSFTCCMAASVTTLNSYTKTVIEFRHKRKVFEQGLPEDPASSADPEPAKYIHERAATYPAIKPPPAASGPEGQERLSCSLSRSSTSSVKSSLFSSEPPSWLSSLRIGRVARPRNPCPQQRVTAAARASSVASGLAHLNASPGLKATRAGGTLCFATQEGLASPEGSRLRGPEGVKPPDGCALFADKEPSLTWEEEARHTRRFVTWREFLTMDRELDHVRAELRCLKWQVRHMGEGVPPLAEEPKRYNGYTWTELKAMVQFERDPYKAARTILTALFSDVYLRQQSVAEPACDTQTPRKPQIDPELYTVYCGILQSVFPGLKGEREAVGAERDPKGSPRNAGQRREASQTSSVLEIFQELFCGAGAGQQEEGALA, encoded by the exons ATGAAGGCGTCGGCGTCGGGGGGGCCGGGGCGGGAAGGCGGGCGGGGGGGCCAGGGGCGGCGGGGGGGCCGCCGGGCGCGGGCGCTGCTGTCGGTGGGGCTGAACCTGGCGGCGCTGCTGTCGTCGGCCACGGCCTTCGGGACGACGCACTGGTGCGAGGGGACGCAGCGGGTGCCCAAGCCCACCTGCGGCCCCCTGCGGCGCACCAACTGCCTCGACtacggcggcggcggcaacgAGAGCGAGGGGGGGCTGCACTACAGCTGGGAGACGGGCGACGACCGCTTTCTCTTCCGGGCCTTCCACGCCGGCATCTGGTACTCCTGCGAGGAGGACCTCAACACGCCCG GTGAGAAATGCCGCAGTTTCATCGACCTGGCTCCGGCTTCGGAGAGAG GGGTGCTGTGGCTGTCTGTGGCATCTGAAGTGCTCTACATCGCGCTgctggtggtggggttcagcctCATGTGCCTCGAACTGGCTCGCTCCAACAACTTGATTGATGGGCTGAAGCTCAATGCTTTTGCTGCTGTCTTCACGGTGTTGTCAG GACTGTTGGGAATGGTGGCTCACATGATGTACACACAAGTGTTCCAGGTGACGGTCAGCCTGGGGCCGGAGGACTGGAGGCCCCACTCCTGGGACTACGGCTGGTCCTTCTG CCTGGCCTGGGGCTCCTTTACCTGCTGCATGGCTGCCTCGGTCACCACCTTGAATTCCTACACCAAGACGGTCATCGAGTTCCGGCACAAGCGTAAAGTTTTTGAGCAGGGCCTGCCAGAGGACCCTGCCAGCTCAGCAGATCCGGAGCCTGCCAAGTATATCCACGAGAG GGCTGCAACTTACCCAGCTATAAAGCCCCCCCCAGCCGCCAGCGGTCCAGAGGGACAGGAGAGGCTCTCGTGTTCTCTGTCGAGGTCTTCCACCAGCTCCGTAAAGTCCTCTTTGTTTTCATCCGAGCCTCCCAGCTGGCTCTCTTCCCTTAGAATTGGCCGTGTCGCTCGACCCCGGAACCCATGCCCGCAGCAGAGGGTGACCGCGGCAGCAAGGGCCAGCTCTGTGGCCTCTGGGCTGGCCCATCTGAATGCTAGCCCAGGGCTGAAGGCCACGCGAGCAGGCGGCACCCTCTGCTTTGCTACTCAAGAGGGTCTGGCTTCCCCTGAAGGCAGCAGGCTGAGAGGCCCTGAGGGGGTGAAACCGCCCGATGGATGTGCACTGTTTGCAGACAAGGAGCCCAGCCTGACTTGGGAAGAGGAGGCCCGCCACACGAG gcgCTTCGTCACCTGGCGGGAGTTCCTAACCATGGACCGGGAACTGGACCACGTCCGCGCAGAGCTGCGTTGCCTGAAGTGGCAGGTGAGGCACATGGGAGAGGGTGTCCCGCCACTGGCCGAGGAACCCAAGCGCTACAACGGCTACACCTGGACGGAGCTGAAGGCCATGGTGCAGTTTGAGAGGGACCCCTACAAAGCCGCCCGCACCATCCTCACAGCCCTCTTCAGCGATGTCTACCTGCGGCAGCAGTCTGTGGCCGAGCCGGCCTGTGACACCCAGACCCCCCGAAAGCCCCAAATTGACCCAGAGCTGTACACAGTCTATTGCGGCATCCTGCAAAGTGTCTTTCCTGgcctgaagggggaaagggaggcagtGGGCGCAGAAAGGGACCCCAAAGGAAGCCCAAGAAATGCAGGCCAGAGGAGGGAGGCTTCCCAGACCAGCTCCGTGCTGGAGATTTTCCAGGAACTGTTCTGTGGGGCAGGGGCTGGCCAGCAGGAAGAGGGGGCTTTGGCATGA